The Candidatus Leptovillus gracilis genome window below encodes:
- a CDS encoding zinc-binding alcohol dehydrogenase family protein codes for MRNLAVINHAQESLSDSAKETVEIDDIPVTFGIVSTPTPEFNRNAPENRQRVLVRKKAFSCNYRDKAVIFAASKQTRSGFFHPIGSEFAGEVVDIGSDVVGLAIGDRVIGNNHYYDNSSPFAEGVPTNKASKEYEALHYAKLINIPPQMPDEVGAAFSIGAQTVYGMIRKLNLKPGEKVLVTSAKSNTSLFAINALRQYDVSVYATSTNDEYADRLQEMGVRQLFVISPEPDTSSIMAAAGMFDCVIDPFFDLHLSWVVHLMTYNARYISCGRAGQYHGIIDKRSPVLEETYALTDVLSNVVVKNLQVIGNCVGVTEDLAQAIADYTAGRFNVVIDSVYSGKQIGKFINRSYNARGRFGKVVYKYDGA; via the coding sequence ATGAGAAATCTTGCCGTGATCAATCATGCACAAGAATCGTTATCTGACAGCGCAAAGGAAACGGTTGAGATAGATGATATTCCCGTTACCTTTGGCATTGTGTCTACGCCTACGCCTGAGTTTAATAGAAATGCCCCTGAAAATCGGCAGCGGGTACTAGTGAGAAAAAAGGCTTTTTCCTGTAACTACCGTGATAAGGCCGTCATCTTTGCCGCCAGCAAGCAGACCCGATCAGGATTTTTTCACCCTATCGGTTCAGAATTTGCCGGCGAAGTGGTTGACATAGGGAGCGATGTTGTGGGATTGGCTATCGGGGACAGAGTGATTGGCAACAATCATTATTATGACAACAGTTCCCCTTTTGCCGAAGGCGTGCCTACGAATAAAGCATCCAAAGAGTATGAGGCGCTGCACTACGCCAAGCTCATCAATATCCCACCGCAAATGCCAGATGAGGTTGGCGCTGCGTTTAGCATTGGGGCGCAAACGGTTTATGGCATGATCCGTAAACTCAATTTGAAACCTGGCGAAAAAGTTCTCGTGACTTCAGCGAAATCGAATACGTCTTTGTTTGCCATCAATGCCCTGCGCCAATATGATGTCTCCGTCTATGCCACCTCGACAAATGATGAGTATGCCGACAGGTTGCAAGAGATGGGCGTGCGGCAATTATTTGTGATATCACCTGAACCTGACACAAGCAGCATCATGGCAGCGGCCGGCATGTTTGATTGTGTCATTGATCCCTTTTTTGATCTCCATCTAAGCTGGGTGGTGCATTTAATGACCTATAATGCACGCTACATCTCCTGCGGCCGTGCTGGTCAGTATCATGGCATCATTGATAAACGATCACCTGTTTTAGAGGAAACGTATGCGTTGACAGACGTTTTATCCAACGTTGTGGTGAAAAATTTGCAAGTGATCGGAAATTGCGTGGGCGTGACAGAAGATCTGGCTCAAGCTATCGCGGATTACACGGCCGGGCGTTTTAACGTTGTAATTGACTCAGTATACTCTGGCAAGCAGATAGGGAAGTTTATCAACAGGAGTTACAATGCCAGGGGGCGGTTTGGCAAAGTCGTTTATAAATATGACGGCGCTTAA
- a CDS encoding mersacidin/lichenicidin family type 2 lantibiotic translates to MSEQTPTPQEIVHAWKDEEFRNSLSPEQLAALPASPDNIAELSDEELEEVAGGAWTCVGTCGNTKINAQ, encoded by the coding sequence ATGTCAGAACAGACCCCAACCCCGCAAGAAATTGTACACGCCTGGAAAGATGAGGAATTCCGCAACAGTTTGTCCCCCGAACAACTCGCTGCTTTGCCGGCGTCTCCCGACAACATAGCCGAATTGTCGGATGAAGAGTTGGAGGAGGTTGCCGGCGGAGCCTGGACCTGCGTCGGCACTTGTGGCAATACTAAAATTAACGCTCAGTAA